The genomic DNA CTCGTTGCAGCCGACCGCCAAAGGCGGTGGCTGCACCTTGCCGTTAGATGCCAGGAGGTGATCCATGGATACAACAGTTGGACTGTCGATCGGTAGCTTTGTGCTCATTCTCGCAGTACTTGTGTTACTTCGTGCGAGGAATAGCCGTTTCGAGGTAAAGCCGGCAGACATTGTGGTCGCCGTTCTTCCGATCGTGGTTTTTCTTTTGGTGACTGGCAAATTGCAGAAGTTCGAGATCGGTGAGAGTGGAGTCAAGATCGAGACCGCCTTCGTCAAGGCCCACGCCTCGGCCATCGTTTCGCAGGTGACACCGCTAACGGGATTACCTTCTGAGCCCATACGTCTCGATCCGAAGCGGGGCGTTGAGGACATCCCGCAACTCATCGCGCGTAAGACGGAGGGGCTGCTGTTCAGGCTCGGCCACGGTGGTTACTGGGGCCCGGCAATAGAAGAGTACTTTAGGATGCTCGCCAGGCAGCCGTTCCTCAAATATCTGGTTATCGAGAATCCGGACGGGACGTTCTTTGCCTTGGCGGATGCGCGAGAACTCACAGGGTTATTTCAGGCAGAGCGCCCGCCCTACACGGCGAGGGAATTCGCCGAGTGGTTGAATGCGACCAACAGGGATGCGCTCGCTCGGTTGCCCGGATTTATTGCC from bacterium includes the following:
- a CDS encoding CBS domain-containing protein; the encoded protein is MDTTVGLSIGSFVLILAVLVLLRARNSRFEVKPADIVVAVLPIVVFLLVTGKLQKFEIGESGVKIETAFVKAHASAIVSQVTPLTGLPSEPIRLDPKRGVEDIPQLIARKTEGLLFRLGHGGYWGPAIEEYFRMLARQPFLKYLVIENPDGTFFALADARELTGLFQAERPPYTAREFAEWLNATNRDALARLPGFIASQYAVTKETDKGQALRRMEALNVDTLPVVDDKRRFAGIVNRSRLTASLLIDVSENLEK